A single genomic interval of Melopsittacus undulatus isolate bMelUnd1 chromosome 27, bMelUnd1.mat.Z, whole genome shotgun sequence harbors:
- the EMP3 gene encoding epithelial membrane protein 3: MSFLLFALTGLHSLGLLLLFIATLGKAWWVLPDGGTLNLWYDCEYMNSTHGWACTSTGDSPCLRATRALLPAALLLSAASFGLFLWQLRGGARGSLFTPAGGTQLLAAVAAALGAGLYAGRGERPLPGGYGHCFGITWAAAALALGSGCAYLRLRKGA, translated from the exons ATGAGCTTCCTCCTGTTCGCGCTCACTGGGCTCCACAGCCTcggcctcctcctgctcttcatTGCCACCCTGGGCAAg GCCTGGTGGGTGCTGCCGGACGGGGGGACCCTGAACCTCTGGTACGACTGCGAGTACATgaacagcacccatgggtgggcCTGCACCAGCACCGGGGACAGCC CCTGCCTTCGCGCCACCcgggctctgctgcctgcagctctgctgctctcagctgccTCCTTTGGGCTCTTCCTATGGCAGCTCCGGGGGGGGGCCCGAGGGAGCCTCTTCACCCCCGCGGGGGGGACACAGCTGCTGGCAG CTGTGGCCGCCGCCCTGGGGGCGGGGCTGTACGCGGGGCGGGGCGAGCGCCCCCTGCCGGGCGGCTACGGTCACTGCTTCGGGATCACGtgggcggcggcggcgctggcGCTGGGCAGCGGCTGCGCGTACCTGCGCCTGCGCAAGGGGGCGTGA